Below is a genomic region from Brassica rapa cultivar Chiifu-401-42 chromosome A08, CAAS_Brap_v3.01, whole genome shotgun sequence.
TGATTTAAAAGTATTGGATGCCTATTCGAGAGTCTCTAAGTATACTGTGAGGGATAGATTCTAGTCACAGTCCTAGTTTTGATAATGTTTATTCTCTATCTTAATGCCACACTATATTATCTCTTTATGTCCACCTTTGGTTGCTTGAAAGAACACACAGCAAAACATCAACAACCAAAAGTGGATCAAGAATAATCTTATTGGACAAACACAATGTTTTGATGATGACTAGTGTAGCAAAAGAGGGATAAAACTAATCTCTTGATAAGCCAAATCCATACGAACACACCTAGTGTTTGATGATGACTAGTATAGAAAAAAGAATAAGTAACACGTGGGGGTGAGCAGAACATAACTAACCCTATCATGTTCTCTCTTGACCAACCAAAAATTGGGCTGACTTTAATTCCCATTGGCTTGGAGGTTCCAATTTCATAATGCAAGTTGTTGGCTTATATGGTAGCCAGCCAAAGGAATGGACCTTTCTGTGATAATGGGGGCAGGGAGAAACATAAATGTTCAGTGGTAGGTCGGTCCCCTTCTCACTTTTCTTTGGAATAGTCATCATCTAAGTGGAACACTGTTTTGTCTATTGGTCACTTGAACCTTTTGCTTCTTTTGAGAACCAAATTGGTTAAACAGTAAaacataatatgtaaaaaattcaAACTAACATTAGAAGAGGAAGTAGCATTACTACAAAAATACAAGTTAGTGCATAAGAAAATGACAGAACAAGAGGAAAGAGGCCCAAGACAGGTGTTCCTGTGCCTTAGGAAATAGAAAGACAAAGATCCTTTcctctttctgtttttttttaccaagTTCTTTCCCCTGCAATATCTTAGGTTTACAAAAATACCTTAGTTACTTATAGCTAAtaaactttttccattttttcacTTCTTCATGAAAGACTCTCAAATCCCCAAAAGAGAAATAAAGGACATGTAGATTTCTCAAAATGGAGCTGTGGACGACCTTTGAAGTGCGTTCTTTTTGGGTTGCTGATTTGCTGCCACCATTTTTaactacacacacacacacacaaagaacTTAAGTATCAGAATATTACCAGTCGAAATGTTATTGTACCAAAACGAGTGTAAGACAAAAGTACTTCAAGTAATGCAGAGGATGTCTATTTACTTTTAACTATAAGGAATTGAACTATTATTATGAGTGCTTCATACAGGAAAATTCTCTCTGCTTGTTTACCTGATCTTGTTGTCTCTTGAGTCTTGCATTTTCTGCTTTCAGGTGAGCAAGTTTAAGCTCTAACTCGTTTGTATAAGCCTGCAAATGAgaatcaaaacccaaaaaaaaacttttttagaTCATTTCATTGTGAGGACAAAGTCATATCTCTTTTTCAAGTAGAAGGTTAGCTGAGGAGGAGAGGAGAGGCACATTCCTGTTTCCTAGCTCTGGAACGAGCCGCAGATTCTCTGTTCTTGATCATACGCTTATGTCTTCTATTCCCTGAACCTTCATTAGACTCTTGGCCTCTTTTCTTACCAAAAGAAGTGGATGTAACCAGAGCCTCAAAAGGGGTGTCCAATGAACAAACGTTTGTGAGGTGATTGTGGCTATGCAGATTGGAGTTAGGGGTAACAAGAGGATCTTCGTTATCAAGAAACTCGAAGCAGGCACTGGAATTCAAGCTCAGAACAGTTGCAGGAGGTGCCAAAGGAGAGCTGCTGAAGAGAGCAGTGACGGTGGTGGTATCGCCACTGAGGCTTGTGGGTATGGTTGGTTCCTGGTTTAAAGGTCTGTTGAGAAAATCTTGGAAGATGGAGTTAGGGTTTTGGTTATGGCTCCTGAACCTTGGCTCATGGTTGTGTTGTGGATGTTGGCTGTGGTGGTTAAGGTGGTGAATGGAAGCAAGGTTGATGTCTTTCCAAACTTCTTCCATGGTGATTAGAGATCTCTTCTGGACTTGAGAGTGTgaaggagatgatgaggatgaaaTGGAAGGAACTTTGTTGAGAATCTTGTTCTTGTTTGGAGCAGAGACTCTATGGTTTCTTTGATGCTTTGCTGATGAAAACATAGGAAAAGAGAACTAATAAACACAACTTTAGGCTTTGGTGTTAATTGTCTTGGAGAGAGAGAAATAGACTAGAGAGCTTCTTGACTTTCACCAGTCATTTCTGGAATGATGGTTGGGGTCTAGAAGAAGAGACAGCGAGATGGGaactattcaaacaaaaaaaaatgttaaacgaGGAAGAAAAATTACATAACCATATAACTAAAGTTTTGATGtaattttgaagattttttatAAAGATAAAAATGTTGATAATTTCATAGTGAAGTTAGTAAACTATTGTCATGATCCTTAATGTAAAGAGTGGGTGGGGAAGAGATGCTTGAAAAAAACAGGCAAATAATTAAAACTTTTGTTTAATCTCACTTTTTTAAAGATCACGTCCTTTTGAATCACGTTCAACTTTCAAGTGTTTACTTATTTCTTTCTTgctttattcttcttcttctaatcaCAATTGCATATTATAAAaacttacatattttaaaagttaaaaccatGAGAACATTGGCTTTCTATTATGCTATATCTAGGTATTCGAAATTATGTGTCCGCTTGTATCTATGTTTAGTCTCCAAGTGCATATCTAGCAAAAaaattctttctttctttactgCAAGTTGATAGtaatacaattatatatatttttcctcTTGAGATTCTATTTAACAAGATAAACTAATTCATTTCCATACAATTGCGATTTTAATTACTGTTTTGTGGCCGAAAACTGAGAAACCCGGCGATCTTTTGTATTGTTCTGAACTTTTTTCTTACTCGAGAACATTTCATAATCTAATTTGGGCATAGCACACAAAGGATGAATAAGCTTGTCCATAGAGATATTAGGCCAAAACAAAGGTTCAGACAACTGTTGAAATCGATAATAATTAAACTTATTTAAATACGTTTGGTTTGTATATGGTACAgacttttaattaaaatttcaatatttgaTGATACTTTTTGGTTTGTATGCACTGACCGTGGTTGTTCTTTTAGTTTACCAACACTTGCTTTGAccgtttataaaaaaagaaaaattgttgCACACATTTGAAATCTATGTCAATCGGGAAATGTATTTTTTGAACAAACGGAATTATATATTAGAGCCAACagattataaaacattttaataaaatggaAGCTCCAAGTTGGGTATATATATCGGACCCATCACCCATATATATCTGAGCTATGCAGAGCTTGTGAGTTGTATGAGAGGGAGAAAGCGTGACAAGTCATGTCTCATGGGATTGGACAGGTGTCAGCATTATATTGCTCAGTCACAAACTCTATCAGATTTCTTTCTCTGTCTTAAAATATCgtttttttgggtcaaagtCTTAAAATATCGTTTAAAACGATGAATATAAACGGATAACATGCTTGCCAGTTGCTCAAAAAAGGAAGTGCAACTAATGTAAGCCgaaaaaagatttttaaaaaactaatataaaaacgATAGATTTCATTTCACTAATAAAAATCAGTACTTTTAGTTCACGAATGAAATATTGATtacaatatatgttttttttttttttggtaaaatgttaaatttataccATTTTCGAGATTTTAAACTGTTGCGGACAACTTATTGTgcggaaagaaaagaaacaaaacaacctAACTCAAGAACAGAACAACCTCAAGGAGGCCTAGGGCCAGAAAAATAGAACTGCAGCAGCGACGGAGTGGGGTTCGGGGATGGAAAGGAGAGCAAGCGATCTCGTATCAGGCGGTCTAAGGCGGAACGAAGAGCAGCAGCAGAAGTGGAGGCAGAGGTAAAGACCCGGGCGTTGCGTTCCTTCCAGATGAGGTAGATGGCGGACTGAAAGATAAGCTTGATGACAGGTGGAGCCTGGGAAGGGTGGCGGAGGTGAGAGATCATGGCAGCTGCTGAATGCACATCAAGGGGTGTAGCAGGTAGGATAGCCTGCGCAAAATGCTTCCAGATGCTGGAAGAGTACTCACATTCAAAGAAGAGGTGGTGATGAGTTTCAATACCCGTGGAACATAGAACACATTCCTGAGGAACATTCATTCCCCAACGACGCAGCCGATCACGGGTAGGAAGTCTCCTTAGAAGAGCCAACCAAGATATAAAAGCATTGCGTGGAATGTTCTCTTTAAACCACACAACCTTAGCCCAATATACTGTTGGAGAAGTCTGTCTTATATGCTCCCAAGTAGTCTTAGAAGAGAAGGTAGGACCAAAGCTTCCATCATGCTTCCGCCAAAGGTATTGGTCGGCACCATTGTTAGAAGTTGGAGGGGCCATTGTCGTGAGAACAATCTGAACCGTCTCTGCATCAGGAGATCTAGCTGGTGGTAGCAGCCAAGAGCCCTCTCGTGCAGCCTTAGAGACCGTTGCATTCTTCCCAATTCTCATCATACGAGGACCATTATCGCCAAGAACGGAGATCAGAGGGCCTAGAAGAGTCCAAGTGTCATACCAAAAGGAACAAGAAGCCCCATCTCTAACCTGACAGCGCAAAAAATCATTCAGCATGGGCTTGAGTTGTACCATACTTCTAACAGTAGGAGATAACCGGCTTGAATCTTGCATTAGCCAAAATCCCTTCCTCCCAAAGACATTCTTTTTTAACCAAGCCACCCAAAGAGACCCTGAGTTAGAGAATAGGTTCCAGACTAGCTTGAGCCTGAATACAAGCTGGAAATCCTCCAATAACCGAATACCTACTCCACCTTCGGCCTTAGGCCGACAAACATCTCTCCATGCTACCCGAGAACCCGCAGCAGTAGTGGCCTTGTTTTTCCATAGGAATGCAGCGCAGAGAGAGTCAATCTTGGCGTAGAAAGCTTTGGGGAGCACAAATACTTGACTCCAAAAGTTGACCATGCCGTAAATCTCAGACGCCACCAGTCTAATTTTACCTGCAAAGGATAGAAACTTGACCGTCCATGAGTGGAGTTTTCCAATAATCTTGTCAATAAAGGGTTGCAAAGTGGCCATCGTTATCCTTGACGGGTTCAGAGGAAAGCCAAGGTAGCGAGTAGGAAATGTGCCTATCGAGAAACCG
It encodes:
- the LOC103834921 gene encoding protein FD, whose protein sequence is MFSSAKHQRNHRVSAPNKNKILNKVPSISSSSSPSHSQVQKRSLITMEEVWKDINLASIHHLNHHSQHPQHNHEPRFRSHNQNPNSIFQDFLNRPLNQEPTIPTSLSGDTTTVTALFSSSPLAPPATVLSLNSSACFEFLDNEDPLVTPNSNLHSHNHLTNVCSLDTPFEALVTSTSFGKKRGQESNEGSGNRRHKRMIKNRESAARSRARKQAYTNELELKLAHLKAENARLKRQQDQLKMVAANQQPKKNALQRSSTAPF